TGTAAAAGAAATTTATAGAATTTTGAAACCAGGCGGTATAGCGGTGATAATGGTTCCAAATAGAATATCTTTTGGAGTTATTGATAGGATTATTCAACAAATTTTTGGAAAATGGGATTATGGTTATCAAAAAGAGTTAACTCCAAAACAGTTAGAGAAGATAATTAAAAAGAGTGGATTTTCGGTTATTAAGTATAAAATTACCAATCTTATTGTAGTTCCTGGAGTTAGGAAAAATTTTAGGTTCCGTGTAATTAGAACATTTGATACTTTTTTAAAAAAGATTGTAAATGATTGTGGATTTTATCTATATACATATTCTAAAAAATAGCATGAAAATAAAGTTGAGGTGGAAAAATGATTTATGCAATTCTTTCAGCAGTATTGATGGGTAGTACGGCTATTTTTAACAAATTTGCATTAAAAGACTTTGATCCCATGTTTGCCACAGTAATCAACTCGTTGTTAGCAGGTATTTTTTCATTATTTTTTCTAAAAAAGTTTCAGAAAATAAATATGTATGTTATTTTCGTAGGGTTGTTTAATGCCGTAGGATTGCTTTTTATGTTTATGGGTCTTTCAAAGCTTGATCCTGGTATAGCAATGGTTCTTGGAACATCATATTATATCTTTACATCTTTGTATTCTGTCCTTTTATTCAAAGAAAAAATTTCTATGAGTGTATTTTTTCAGATAGCGGTTAATATTTTTGGAATAATTTTAATTATTATGCCTTCTTATAAAGTTGAGAATCTAAATCTTGTTGGTGGTATATTTTCTATATGTTCGGCTCTATTTTTTGCAACCAGTAATTCAGTTGCAAAGTTATCAAAGATTCAGGCAGATTTTTTAGTTTTTGCAAATAATATTATAACTTTCTTAGTTATCAGCATTCTTTATTTTTCTATATATGGAACTAGCTCTCTTTCATTCAGCTTACGTGGCTTTATTTTTCTAACCATAGCTTCATTTATAGGTTCATTTTTGGGATTATATTTTTTCTACAAAAGTTTGAGTAAAATAGGTTTTTCAATTGCAAATATAGTAAGAACTTTAAATCCAATTACTTCGTTGCTACTTTCAAGACTATTCTTTCCAAATGTAATAACAATGAGACAGTGGATAGGTATAATAATTGTTATTTTTTCAATATATAGATTAAATGTTTTAATTAATAGAACAAAAGTTGAACTAAAGAAAGCTTAATTAAAGAGCTCCCCTACCTAAAAAGGCAGGGGAGCTTAGAAAATAAATTTTTGATTACTGAATAGCCTTTAATGCAACAGTATTTAAGAAATTCCAAGGTTTGTTAAAGTGGGGTTGGAAGAAAAAGTCTGAAAATGCAAGATCCACTAAAGTCATATTATTTGAAATAGCAAGTGAAAGAGTATTTATACTTTCTGCTACATTAGCTTTAGACATTATCTGACCACCTAGGATCCTTTTAGTTTTATCGTCATATACAATTTTTATGTATACTTTTTCATACTCAGGCATAAACTCCGGTCTGTTATTTTCTATTGTAAATATAGTTTTCACATCTAAATTTCTTTCTTCTGCAAACTGTTGGCTTAACCCAGTAGTAAAGACGTTATATGAATACACTTTAACACCTGAAGTTCCTTGTGTTCCCTTGTATTCTACCGTATCATCGAACAAATTATATGCAGCAATTGTTCCCATCCTAACAGCATTTGTTGCAAGTGGAATATACTCATATGAATTAGTAGGTGTAAACCAAACGGCTGCACTATCTCCTACGGCAAATAAATCATTTTCAAAAGTATGAAGATACTTGTCGACTTTAATTGCTCCGTTTTCTAGCATTTCTACTTTTCCTTTAAAAAGTTCTGTATTTGGCTTGAATCCCATTGCAAGCACTACCATATCTGCATTATATTCACCTTTGTCGGTGATAATTTTACTTACATGGTTGTTTTCACCTTTAAATTCTACAACTTTTTCTCCAAGAATAAGCTCAACACCGTTATTTTTTAATTCTGCTTCTAAAATATCTGTAAATTCTCTATCAAGGTATCTTGATAGAATTCTATCTTTTATATCAAAGAGCATAACTTCTTTTCCGTTTTCTTTAAAAGCTTCAGCAAGTTCAACGCCAATATATCCTGCACCTATAACGGCAATTCTTTTAGCATTTTTTGAATGATTAATTATATCTTGTGCGTGGTAAAAGTTTTTTGAAAGTTTTATTCCTTCAAGGTCAATTCCTGGAATATTCGGAATAATTGGCCATGAACCAGAAGATATCAGCAACTTGTCGTAAGTATCTTTGAAAGTCTCACCGGTTTCAAGATTTTTAACAAGAACCCATTTTTCATTTGTGTTGACATCAATTACCTCATGTTTCATCTTTGGATTTGCTCCCATTTCTGATAATTG
This genomic window from Thermosipho africanus Ob7 contains:
- a CDS encoding DMT family transporter, yielding MIYAILSAVLMGSTAIFNKFALKDFDPMFATVINSLLAGIFSLFFLKKFQKINMYVIFVGLFNAVGLLFMFMGLSKLDPGIAMVLGTSYYIFTSLYSVLLFKEKISMSVFFQIAVNIFGIILIIMPSYKVENLNLVGGIFSICSALFFATSNSVAKLSKIQADFLVFANNIITFLVISILYFSIYGTSSLSFSLRGFIFLTIASFIGSFLGLYFFYKSLSKIGFSIANIVRTLNPITSLLLSRLFFPNVITMRQWIGIIIVIFSIYRLNVLINRTKVELKKA
- a CDS encoding FAD-dependent oxidoreductase — protein: MKVIVIGCTHAGTAFTVTAKKLYGDKVDITIYEKNGTISFLSCGIALHVGGVVKDPEKLFYSSPKQLSEMGANPKMKHEVIDVNTNEKWVLVKNLETGETFKDTYDKLLISSGSWPIIPNIPGIDLEGIKLSKNFYHAQDIINHSKNAKRIAVIGAGYIGVELAEAFKENGKEVMLFDIKDRILSRYLDREFTDILEAELKNNGVELILGEKVVEFKGENNHVSKIITDKGEYNADMVVLAMGFKPNTELFKGKVEMLENGAIKVDKYLHTFENDLFAVGDSAAVWFTPTNSYEYIPLATNAVRMGTIAAYNLFDDTVEYKGTQGTSGVKVYSYNVFTTGLSQQFAEERNLDVKTIFTIENNRPEFMPEYEKVYIKIVYDDKTKRILGGQIMSKANVAESINTLSLAISNNMTLVDLAFSDFFFQPHFNKPWNFLNTVALKAIQ